The Herpetosiphonaceae bacterium nucleotide sequence TAGCGCTGCACAAATGCAAGCTCTCGCTGAGAAAACGGTCGCGGATCGGGGCGCTCGTCCGTGGCTCCAGCCAGCGCCTCGTCGCTGCCAGATCTGGTTGTGCCCTCAAGTGTTACCATGTTCGGCACGAACGGCTCGCCGATAAAATCGCACACTTCGCGCAGCGCTTCTTCGCGCCGGGCCAGCAACGACTCGTAGCGGATCACCAGATAACAGTCGGGATAGCGCTGAACGTTGCGGCGCGCCAGCCGGGCCGAGTGACGCCAGCGGGCGGTCGTGCTGCCGATGCGGCTCGTCCCCGCAGCCGACGACGCTCGAATCGTCTCAAGCCGATCGCGCGGATCGCGGATCATATGAATCAGCCTGGCGCTCGGATAGGCTGCAAAGATCGCGTCGGCATACTCTTCGATGGCGCCGACTTGCTCGCCCCAGCGCGGCTTGCCCTCGCGCTCGGCGTAGTGCTGGTGAAAGAGCGCAAAGAGCCGGGCGTAGGAGGGCTGGCCCTGCCGAAACTCGCGCCGGATGCGCTCAGGATTGGGAGCCAGCGCCCGCACCGGAGCGTGCTTGAGCATCGCGGCCAGGCAGCGCTCGAAGTTGTCTGGATCGCGCAGATCGCCGTACTGGTTGTAGAAAAAGGTCCACATGTACGTTCGCCGGGTCATCGCCAGGCGGGGATGCGCCGACAGCGACAAGCGCATGAGCGTCTTCCCGCTGCGATCTGCTCCGCCCACAAAGATCGGGCCATGCTCCATGTTCGAGCCTCCTGAAAGAACCAAGGACAGACGGAGAACCAAGCACCAAACAAAGAATAAAGCACAAAAGAACCGGGTGCCCTCTGGGCGCACAAACGGAGGGCCAGAACACGAAACTCGAAGCTTGAAACGTTGAGCTCGAAAC carries:
- a CDS encoding sulfotransferase produces the protein MEHGPIFVGGADRSGKTLMRLSLSAHPRLAMTRRTYMWTFFYNQYGDLRDPDNFERCLAAMLKHAPVRALAPNPERIRREFRQGQPSYARLFALFHQHYAEREGKPRWGEQVGAIEEYADAIFAAYPSARLIHMIRDPRDRLETIRASSAAGTSRIGSTTARWRHSARLARRNVQRYPDCYLVIRYESLLARREEALREVCDFIGEPFVPNMVTLEGTTRSGSDEALAGATDERPDPRPFSQRELAFVQRYARQEMLAYGYKPQPLRLSLGERLALAFIDWPTNIARAAAWHTLETLQSSFPAHIARKQLITKARS